In a genomic window of Methanosarcina horonobensis HB-1 = JCM 15518:
- a CDS encoding geranylgeranyl reductase family protein — protein MIPEASYDIIVVGAGPAGSTAALYAARNGASVLLLDKKREIGSPIQCAGFLPDASEVKALLPEADLPEALRDYPDSCVLQSIKTQRIIPPNCSAKEFAVKGFVLDRRRYDQFLAGQAAETGAELMIKTRVTKIEGTTVETSGIFGKHMIRAKAIIGADGPNSLVAKSKGLALKQEAKETSVAIEYQVRNVDIDPEALEMYFGKDYVPGGYAWIFPEGEDRANVGIGIRSGIAEKGVSAKEYLHRFMQTHPMASSKLKNAVIMNVIAGIIPVNGAPANTATADSLIVGDAAGHIIATNGGGIPPAMIAGKIAGETAAEFVAGKCRLEEYDRRWRAQFGPALETSVHARQIMDGIMKSDSLMNAAFKFISPEQMKVMQCGKLPGPVKLGLQALSRGKK, from the coding sequence ATGATTCCAGAAGCCTCTTATGACATCATAGTGGTTGGCGCAGGTCCTGCAGGTTCCACTGCCGCCCTGTATGCTGCAAGGAATGGAGCCTCTGTCCTTCTCCTTGACAAAAAAAGGGAAATCGGAAGCCCTATTCAATGTGCGGGTTTTCTCCCGGATGCCTCGGAGGTTAAGGCTCTTTTGCCTGAGGCTGACCTGCCTGAGGCACTGAGAGATTATCCTGACTCCTGTGTGCTGCAGTCAATTAAGACCCAGCGCATTATTCCTCCAAACTGCAGTGCAAAGGAATTTGCTGTAAAAGGGTTTGTCCTTGACCGGCGCAGGTATGACCAATTCCTTGCAGGGCAGGCGGCAGAGACAGGAGCCGAACTTATGATAAAAACGCGCGTTACAAAAATCGAGGGTACGACTGTTGAGACTTCAGGAATTTTCGGGAAACACATGATCAGGGCTAAAGCGATCATCGGAGCTGACGGTCCAAACTCCCTGGTTGCTAAATCAAAAGGTCTTGCCCTCAAACAGGAAGCAAAGGAGACCTCTGTTGCCATCGAGTACCAGGTAAGGAATGTCGATATCGACCCTGAAGCCCTTGAGATGTATTTCGGAAAAGACTATGTCCCGGGTGGTTATGCATGGATCTTTCCCGAAGGTGAGGACAGGGCAAACGTAGGGATCGGGATTCGGAGCGGGATAGCTGAAAAAGGAGTTTCTGCAAAAGAGTACCTGCACCGTTTTATGCAGACCCATCCCATGGCAAGTTCAAAATTGAAAAATGCCGTTATAATGAATGTCATTGCAGGCATTATCCCTGTAAACGGAGCTCCTGCAAACACTGCAACCGCAGATTCTCTTATTGTAGGGGACGCAGCCGGACATATCATCGCAACAAATGGAGGGGGAATTCCCCCTGCCATGATTGCGGGAAAAATTGCAGGGGAAACTGCAGCCGAATTTGTGGCTGGAAAGTGCAGGCTCGAAGAGTATGACAGGCGCTGGAGAGCTCAGTTCGGGCCAGCACTTGAAACTTCGGTACATGCAAGGCAGATAATGGACGGCATTATGAAATCCGATTCCCTCATGAATGCAGCTTTCAAGTTTATTTCCCCTGAGCAGATGAAAGTCATGCAGTGCGGAAAACTTCCCGGACCTGTAAAACTCGGGCTTCAGGCTCTGAGCCGCGGGAAAAAATAA
- a CDS encoding tetratricopeptide repeat protein, with protein sequence MVESTFFKQGEQQASLHISIDHAYIQWEVMPLAFLDKLFKKKIEGKTVEEWYGLAVAETDPEKKIEYFDKVLELKPDFAGAWNLRGLEFVVMKRYDEAIASFDKALEIRPNYPEAKYNKEDAETELRKIKAAENSSE encoded by the coding sequence GTGGTTGAATCTACTTTTTTCAAACAGGGAGAACAACAGGCATCACTACATATTTCTATCGACCATGCATATATTCAATGGGAAGTGATGCCATTGGCGTTTCTGGACAAACTGTTCAAAAAGAAAATCGAGGGAAAGACCGTAGAGGAATGGTACGGACTTGCAGTAGCAGAAACTGATCCGGAAAAGAAAATTGAGTACTTCGATAAGGTTCTGGAGTTAAAGCCTGACTTTGCAGGAGCCTGGAACCTCAGAGGGCTTGAATTTGTGGTCATGAAGAGATATGATGAAGCCATTGCCTCTTTTGACAAAGCGCTTGAGATAAGACCGAACTACCCGGAAGCAAAGTACAATAAAGAGGACGCTGAAACCGAACTAAGGAAGATTAAGGCAGCGGAAAATTCGAGCGAGTGA
- a CDS encoding tetratricopeptide repeat protein, which produces MAISSSFERIFLKKIGGKNSHDWFEMGAKEKDPEKKIECFKNTVKLKPKFVGGWTVLGNAYAELGDYEKAMECYDHALSICPRYREAKYNKKNLEKKMKEASLKIET; this is translated from the coding sequence TTGGCAATTTCAAGTTCATTCGAGAGGATATTCCTGAAAAAGATAGGCGGCAAGAACTCCCATGACTGGTTTGAGATGGGGGCGAAGGAAAAAGATCCTGAAAAAAAGATAGAATGCTTTAAAAACACCGTAAAGCTGAAACCGAAGTTCGTAGGCGGCTGGACAGTGCTTGGGAACGCTTATGCTGAGCTGGGCGACTATGAAAAAGCTATGGAGTGCTACGATCATGCCCTTTCTATCTGTCCGCGATATAGAGAAGCAAAGTATAACAAGAAGAATCTGGAGAAAAAGATGAAAGAAGCCTCGTTAAAAATAGAAACCTGA